One stretch of Candidatus Deferrimicrobium sp. DNA includes these proteins:
- the selD gene encoding selenide, water dikinase SelD: protein MSDREKIFLTHLSSCAGUASKLGQGVLARVLSALPPPDDPRVLVGTSHADDAGVFRLSGEEALIGTLDFFTPIVDDPYTYGSIAAANSLSDVYAMGGEPLFALAIAAFPEDEKILPYLADVMAGAADKAKEAGICIIGGHTIKDKEPKFGLSVTGRVHPERMWHNRGAKPGDAIVLTKPLGTGIATSAIKWGICPEETERAVIASMARLNANAAKAGQEVGISTATDVTGFGLIGHLLEVLEGSGLTAEIHRQDIPVFPGVRDLMRRKRVDALTGVRTFPGSKWIHDAFGQHPIPAGTHQNMAHQLGRVRLAPMLPVEEAYLLSDPQTSGGLLMFVPEAKAEALCDSLRAMGEGAWRIGRTLEAGDLEMQRIAVI, encoded by the coding sequence GTGAGCGATCGGGAGAAGATCTTCCTTACCCATCTTTCGTCCTGCGCCGGTTGAGCGTCCAAGCTGGGGCAGGGGGTCCTTGCCCGCGTGCTGTCCGCGTTGCCGCCGCCCGACGATCCGCGTGTGCTCGTGGGCACCTCGCACGCCGATGACGCCGGGGTGTTCCGCCTCTCGGGGGAGGAAGCCCTCATCGGCACCCTCGACTTCTTCACGCCGATCGTGGACGATCCGTACACCTACGGTTCGATCGCGGCGGCCAACTCCCTGAGCGACGTGTACGCGATGGGGGGGGAGCCGCTCTTCGCCCTCGCCATCGCCGCCTTCCCCGAGGACGAGAAGATCCTGCCCTACCTCGCGGACGTGATGGCCGGCGCCGCCGACAAGGCGAAGGAAGCCGGGATCTGCATCATCGGGGGGCACACGATCAAGGACAAGGAGCCCAAGTTCGGGCTCTCGGTCACCGGCCGGGTCCATCCCGAGCGGATGTGGCACAACCGCGGGGCGAAGCCCGGCGACGCCATCGTCCTGACGAAGCCCCTGGGGACCGGCATCGCCACCTCGGCGATCAAGTGGGGGATCTGCCCGGAGGAGACGGAAAGGGCGGTGATCGCCTCGATGGCCCGGCTGAACGCGAATGCTGCGAAAGCGGGGCAGGAGGTCGGGATCTCCACGGCCACCGACGTGACAGGGTTCGGCCTGATCGGGCACCTGCTGGAGGTGCTGGAGGGGAGTGGCCTGACCGCCGAGATCCACCGCCAGGACATTCCGGTGTTCCCCGGGGTGCGGGACTTGATGCGGCGCAAGCGCGTCGACGCCCTGACCGGCGTGAGGACGTTCCCGGGTTCGAAGTGGATCCACGACGCCTTCGGGCAGCATCCGATCCCCGCAGGGACCCACCAGAACATGGCGCACCAGCTCGGACGCGTCCGCCTCGCGCCCATGCTGCCGGTGGAGGAGGCGTATCTCCTGTCCGACCCGCAGACCTCGGGGGGACTGCTGATGTTCGTCCCCGAAGCCAAGGCCGAAGCGCTGTGCGACTCCCTGCGCGCCATGGGCGAGGGGGCATGGCGGATCGGCCGAACGCTCGAGGCGGGCGACCT
- a CDS encoding GyrI-like domain-containing protein: MTPFQEIKIVPPVKAIGMRGDLSLWGIDTAFGHLYDKALEGRLMFREPAIGVRHGEVRIPDPFRSEYHVLFPLNENPGVEIPGAEIVDLPGAEVASFVHRGPYEWIQCTYEMVLDWLRENRYEAVGEAREVFFVAPEPHSGGSQDDMLTEIQVPIRSAA, encoded by the coding sequence ATGACCCCTTTCCAAGAGATCAAGATCGTCCCCCCCGTCAAGGCAATCGGCATGCGCGGCGACCTTTCGTTGTGGGGTATCGACACCGCTTTCGGGCATCTCTACGACAAGGCGTTGGAGGGACGGTTGATGTTCCGCGAGCCGGCCATCGGAGTGCGCCACGGGGAGGTCCGGATCCCCGATCCCTTCCGCTCCGAATATCACGTTCTCTTTCCCCTGAACGAAAACCCCGGAGTCGAGATCCCGGGCGCAGAAATCGTCGACCTGCCCGGGGCGGAGGTCGCCTCCTTCGTCCACCGGGGTCCCTACGAGTGGATCCAGTGCACATATGAAATGGTGTTAGACTGGCTCCGGGAAAACCGGTACGAAGCCGTGGGGGAGGCCCGGGAGGTCTTCTTCGTGGCGCCGGAGCCGCACTCGGGGGGAAGCCAGGACGACATGTTGACCGAGATCCAGGTCCCCATCCGATCCGCGGCGTAA